Within Coffea arabica cultivar ET-39 chromosome 4e, Coffea Arabica ET-39 HiFi, whole genome shotgun sequence, the genomic segment TGGTGTGACTGGATATCAAATTTGGGCCTTAAACGGGCCGTATAAATTTAGTTATTGGGCCTAAATTTTCAGCGCAAGGTAGCCTATACATGTAGGAACGCAGTTTACACGGGCCACATTGTTCTTGACTGCAACTCGTGTGTCTAGCTTGAAAGGGATCAATCAGTATGGGAATTTAACACATATAACAATTATTCGCATTGCCTGAACATCTTACTTTTATGGCTCTGCCGCTGCACTTGGGATCCTCTATGTCACTACTATATATCAAATCCAGTATCAATCTCACTTATCACGTGATGgtagaaaaaatttaaatatacaGCACatgataaattaaataaaaaggaTACTTGGCATAAATATAGAAATAATACTGAATTGTCACTGAGAAAATGACACTGAGGATTCCATTAGTTAGATGTTAAAGACTACTCAAAAGTATGAAACGTAACAGGGGACTTATGAGGAGGATACAGAGGAGGGTTGACAGAAAATAGCGAAAGTTTTCATCTTCTATGTATTTTTTTCTGAaaacagagaaaagaaaaaaaaaattggattctTGTTTCCATGATGATGGGGACCATGCAATGTGTCCTTTTGGTTCACCGACGTTACATAAACTGATGTCATCGCAAATTACAAAAGGGCACAGCTGGGAAGGTGATGCCTGGTGGTGGGAGACGTGGCACGCCGGTGGTCGTCGGTGGAAACCTCTTGGGATGCTCGTGTCGCTGACTTGACCTTCGGCAACTGTGACGTTGATATGGTGACTAAACAACTACGGACGGGCGGCCGGCCAGCAAGCAAGCATCTCACGAGTCACGGCTAATTTACAAGCCTCCGCCGTTGGGCGGCTGAACCAGTaacaaaaactttttttttttttccaattttggtgagaatcaaccaaaaaaaaaaaaaaaaaaagtagacgAAGCTTATTAAGGGCGTGTTTTGATTGAACACTAGTACTGGTCAGCTGTGCTCAATGTATAAAACTTGATAACGGTGTAAAGAAAAACATTAAAATCCCGTttgaatttttataaaaaaaatatttaatagcGATTTAatgtacaaaaaataaaagagtgaTTAAAAATACATTCACgaaaaatataacaaattttctttagaaagcTATAATCCAAATTACTTGtactatttcttctttttttttaaaattgtagtttcttttgttttttatttctgGTTTGATGCGAAAGGCATAATAATATGCCTCACTGTTGCCTGAGTAGTTTTTGGTTTTCTAATTTGCATGGAATGGTGAGGTTCCACgattttgattgcatttattgCATGCAGCGTGGGACCGGATGTCTTCATATCCATATGATTTGAGGCATCTGTTCAAGTAATTGACTTCTCGTATACAAATTTTCCTTTATGATGcattttcttattattttagttctcaattattaaaaaaaacaaaaaaaatttgcaatgGATCTTTCGAAATGTGATTAAAAGCCATCTATGAGAAAAATATCTAAAAGCCATTTATGGTGTTACTAGGAAAATTTATCCATAAGAAAACCCATTAAATATAACAATGGAGTCACAGAGCGAGTTTATGAGTGAACCTAATCCAACAAGGTTTTTAACATTTAGATTCTACACTGGATCGTTGGGGAGGTTACAGGATCGAATTGTGTATAATCATAAGATCCTTCCCCAAGtgtaaaaatataatattacattttaaattcttttaatcAATGTCCATAGTTAAATTATACATAACTTATCATGTTAAAACACAAAGTCACAATTAATGCATCCTCATGCATTGCATTTTAGACACTTTTCTAAATTAATGCTTTTGAATTAATGAGCGTCCGTTAgctaaaccattttatttattataagCTCATTAATCTGCCAAAACGTATCAAAATAAACAGAGAAAATGTAATGTTAGCTAGAAAAATAAGTTTCTTCAACTAAAATGCATATTATCTGCTAATAACATGAGAGTCACTCCAAAATACATTTTGCTTTTGggctaaaaattaaaaagaatgaAGATATCAATCTAAGTGaagtttaaaattttgaactccTAATTATCCAAACATATCTTAGTGTATTGTGCGTTTATCTTATATGTAATGAATACGGTATCACAGTTACACACGTATGACATGTACACCatattttaatttaaaatttaaattaagtTTAATTATCATGCATTCAATGGTGATAAAATATACGTGGTCAATGTATAGAATGCTAATCTATGTATACAGACTTAAATTCATAAAATTTCTAGTGATATAGTTATAATTTCATGAGGACCGGTGTTTTTACACAAAATCGAGATcaaatttataaatttagatcATAAACAGATTTGGAATACATGATCGGGAGCTCACAACTATGACTAAACCTACTATAGTCTTCTTTGGAATGTAatttttcaccaatttttttttttttttttatttttcaatcacttttttattttacatacatcaagtcactacagtatatttttctataaaattccCTAAAAATAACAATGTAAAGGGGTAAATTTTTGTGAATCcaattactcaaaaaaaaaaagtggaaagaatTGAAATATCAGCATCACCACCAACCTGCCCCCCGGCCACGGGACCCGTGTGATGTCACAGGACTGTTACGGACAGTCGGTAGTCCAATTAACGGTAGGGTCGGTCGTTCGTCGTAGTCTTTCACTGGACTCTACTGCAGCGGGGCCCCAAGGGATGTGGTTTCCTACTCGAAGCTGAGTCAGGATGGACCCCACCAcctgtaaaaaaataaaaagtatccGAAAAGAACAGCCAGCGAGCGAATCCACTGCTGCCGTTGTTAGGTGGGATTGAAATTCAATCGCCAATTCACAGCAGGCAACAAGGCCCGGCCACCTGCACGGCACAGCCCTATAACAGAGCATCGCGTGAGCAGATAGATGTAGAGAGACAATGAAAGAAACGATCATCGGCTTTCTCTCTCTATAATTCCAGTCTTCGACGCCTACCGCAAATTATATTTAAGTAAAATAAGCACTTGCAAAAGGATAAGAATACTGGATAATGAAAGAATACTACCGAAaacttttctaaaaaaataatacaCTAATATAAAAGTTAAGGACTGAGGAGAATGAGATTTTTCAGGTAAGGGCTCGGAGGACCTGAAATCTCAGGCAAGGACTCTCCGGCCGTTATAAATACTCCCCTTTCCCAAAACCTCCATTCTACACGGCCTCATTTCCTGTTCCCATCCCCcaactcccttttttttttctcccttcaCGCCGCTTTTTATTTTCTCATCTTAGTTTAAGAATTTCTGCATCGGTAGGATTTGATTCAGGATGACTATCCTCGTTGAACAGCCAGAGTTTGGTaaatttcctcttcttttttttttttaaaaaaattgaaataatttcttttttttttttggctctcagtttttaggatatttttatTCGTCAAATCAAAGTTACATaattctcaattttcattgtcgTTAGTATTTTAGATATTTTGCACggtttcaaattcttttttttccccctttattATCCATCATCTTCGAGAGTGAATTTGAGGGCTGACCGAAGCTTTCATTGATTTGCCCTTGATTTTTGAGtccttgtctttttctttttcttttttttcacttttgttggggggggggggggggtcaggaaattggaaaaattcactttgtacgaattattagaattttttttttcataattctCCTTTTTGCCTGATTGTCTGCCTCGTTTCGTGAAAACAGGAATTAATGAGGTAGAGGAAAAGGGGATCCAAAAGAATGAAAGGGAATTGGTATTGGACGGGGGCTTTTCTGTGCCTCAGGCCAATGCTTTTGgccaaaattttaggtcaatctcTCTTTGCTTTGATTGATCATTTTTACTGTTTATTAGTTTAACAAAACAGACCAAAACCCATAGAAAACGATGCAATCATCTAATTCGACCTTTAGAAATTCGTAAATGAAGTTGGTACCATGCCTTCAATTTTTCTAACACGAAATCAGACCcaggggaaaaggaaaaaaaaaaaagaaaggagaaatttgatttttaccCATATGCAGCTGAAACTCAACCCAATGCAGGTGAAATTTACTGGTAATGCTCGGAGGAGTTATATGATTAATTATCGCACCGGAGCAATTAAGATCCTAATCTCATATCACAAGAGGATGTTTTTTTGATATATGCCCTGACACATACGTTTTAAGGAAAGTGGACACAAAAGGCAGAAATCCAGCCCAATTGTTGAACTTGCGAGGTTCTCGGGCCTATATCAAAGAAACACGTTCATGGAACCCACAAGCCCATAATTATGCAACTCTATGACAATTGTTAATctcaatttactttttttttttttttgtctctaaaCCAACTCCTCACCAAATCAATATTACTCCCTTCTGAAACAGGGATTATGATGCTGAAAGTGCAAGGCAACAAGGGGTTGAGAATTTCTACAGGACCAATCATATTTACCAAACATATGATTTTGTAAGTAATGTGTCAaatattttttgctttttaagTTCCGGCCTATAccattttttatttccttttgctCTCCAAACAACGTTACCATTTTCTAGCCTGGAGAGACTCTTAGTTTTTTGGGGTCTCTGAATTTTTATTTCtgtaaatttctaatttttaacTGCAATGGCAACAATTAAGCTTTAATATGGATTCATTCTTTTATTCAATTATTTCTTGGGGTGAACACTAAGATATCTAGTTTAGTTAAGACACAACCCATTAGTTAGTTTATTAACTCGATCAACTGCAGGTAAAGAAGATGAGAGAAGGGTATGGGAAGTTGGACAAGGTGGAAATGAGCATATGGGAATGCTGTGAACTTCTCAATGAAGTGGTTGATGAAAGTGATCCTGATTTGGATGAACCTCAAATCGAGCACTTATTGCAGACTGCTGAAGCCGTCAGAAAAGATTATCCTAATGAAGATTGGCTACACTTGACCGCCCTGATCCATGGTACGACCTCATTGACCATTTCTCGAACAACCCACAAACCacaaaagaaaggggaaaagaaagaatTGCTGAATCAAGACAGTAGTAGTAGCAGTAATGACTAATGATAATTAACTAGGCTCCAATTGTGTTTCAGATCTTGGGAAGGTTCTTAATCTTCCGAGCTTTGGAGAGCTCCCTCAGTGGGCCGTTGTAGGTGAGTGAAAAATCGACTCTTTATTGAACCTTCTCGAAAACATTCGATTAGGGAAATGCTGACTGATTAAATATTTGGTAGGTGACACATTCCCAGTTGGGTGCGCTTTTGACGAATCAATTGTCCACCACAGGGTACTTTGTCTTAACAGTATTGAAAACAGTAGTATTTCTTCTAATTTTAGTTGTCTTAAATCTGAGTTTATGTGCTTGGTGCAGTACTTCGAGGAAAATCCTGACTACGCTAATCCTGCGTACAACACCAAATGTGGAGTTTATTCTGAAGGTTGTGGACTGGACAACGTGCTGATGTCTTGGGGCCATGATGACTACATGTATCTGGTAAATATTTTTCTCTCTAATTATTCTGCACAATCCTGGTAAATGTTTTTATTTTGGATGTTGTGTGAAATAAATTAGGTGGCCAGAGGGAACAAGACAACACTGCCATCTGCTGGCCTTTTTATCATCAGATTCCATTCCTTTTATGGTACGTCAGGGAGGAAAACTAACCTAGTATTTGTTTTGGTCCTCGAAATGGATCATGGATATATGGATGTAGAATTTAAAGCTTATTTCTTGCAATCCCAGCATTACACAGGTCAGGAGCATACAAGTACTTGATGAACGAGGAAGATGAGCAGAATCTCAAGTGGCTTCAAATATTCAAGTAATAGAAACAGTTATTTAAAGCAGTATTACATATTCTGAAAacatagagaaaaaaaaaagcatttattttagagtaaatcttatatacactaacaTTGCATACATTATCACCGTTAGATCCATGACACATGtgcaaaaaatttaatttttgcatagttgtcattcatccaacgctacttacagtgtatacactgtcaatgtaggaaaaattaatcctttATTTTATAGTAATGCTTGCCTGATTCCCCTAAATTGCAACTCCTGTTTTACAATTTTACACAGTAAATATGATCTCTATAGCAAGAGCAAGGTCAGAATTGACGTGGAAAAGGTCAAGCCTTATTACCTCTCTCTCATCGACAAGGTGAGTTTATTTCACAATCACAGCTCAAAAGTGTTTTTTCCTAACGATGCCCATTTCATTAAATCACACACCATGTGATTTAACTTGTATGCCACTAATTATAACAATGGCGGCGGTTTTCTTGCAGTATTTCCCGGCGAAGCTACGATGGTGAAGAGTCAAAAATTAGatgagttgaaaaaaaaaaagtagaatcgAGGAGAATAAGACAGACTTGTGTAACAGGATGTCCGGAGTTTAATTAGTGtgtaaaacttaaaaattaagTTTTCATTTCCCTATTTGTTACGTTATGTTTTCAAATGCTTGTTTGAATTCCAACTTTCCGCCTGATTCACGTCAAGAAGTGCATTAGAATGGGTAACAAATGTAAAATTCCAGCATAAGTTACTGTACATGTTGCCCGAGCATAATAATCATCGAGAGTCAGTAGCAAAATTTCCTTTGGTACACAAGATTGTTGACAATTAAGATATTTCACATTTACACAACTCTATATTCAACAAATTATTCAACGTTAGATTTTTGCTGCAACCGCAACACACGGTAGGACGTCTTTAGAAAAAGAAGCAAATTCGTAGCGTTAACGTATCTTAGGCAGGAATAATTGCAGTCTCGGGTCTCAATATTTAGCTTGCGTGCTAATTTGGTTCGCAATATTTTGTCTAAAATAAATTTAGTtcccaaaattttttattttaggcaTATTTAGTACGATTAATAGAAATTCAACAATGTCAAACGGTCAAGATCAAATTCTCGTTAGTCAACAATTTTAAATTTGTACTTTTGGTTCTCAATGTTTTCATTTAAACTCATTATATtcccctaattttttttttaaaatagtgATATTAAGGGGTTTTAGGATGAGATGAGAtgcaaattaaaataaaattatactCTAATTATATAGGCAATAGGACTTCTAATTAAACTTTGTTTTATTCTCCTTTTCTTGTATTTATTAATGCAACCACCATCTCATATACTCTTTCTCTTTTGCATAGGTAGTCCCAAATTTGGTATAAtctatcctcttttttttttaattctttttccaTTGGTATAATCTCTACATGTTATTGTTTTGCACCATTACTAGTACGAGttctatcaaatttttttttatttatatttttatagcTTTATTAAATATTCCTAGAGGTTTGGTCAAATCTTAGTAGCAAATGTTCAATCGATTGCGGATTGCCACTCAAAATTGCAGCAATGGAATTCAATGAAGACGGTCGATCGAAACTCGGATTACACCGTCAAACAACTAAAATTGTTGTTGCtatggaaaaaagagaaaaggttgTGTTGTGTTGGAAGAAAATTGCATGGGCTTGTGACCTCAGAGGCACGTACGTGTACATTAACACATCATCAACGAGACATCAAAATTATTTTGCTTGACCATTTGTCGCAAATCGCCGTCCAACTTCCAACAGTAACATTATTTATCCTGTAATTCACGTTACAGTTTCCACTAATcgtaagaaaagaaaacaatttgGTGAATGATTAACTTAGTCCCATTACTGTGTATAAATTACTGTCCACTGCCTTTGGTGTCCATTAGCAGTCGTTTCCAGCAGTGACAAATGGACACCACGAGCACTAGCAATGACCCGGCCTGGGAGTAAACGCCTGAACTGAAGGAGACTTTGAACTTGGAACCCACTACTGGCTCTGGAAAATTGAGCTGCCCGGGTCAGTCAAAAGGCCCAATTCTACGGAAATTAGCTGACCCTTTACCAGaagatctctctctctctctctctttttttgaaGACCATTACTAGAAccacctatatatatatatatatatatatatatatatgccaaTACAAGCTTGTTAATTGCGATCCATAAAATCCTTGATCAGGAGACTAAATACACCAATTTTCACTAGGACAGACTTTTATTTTTTCATCAGTTAGTGATCTAGGGCAAATGACAGCCAACTCCTCCCAAGAGTCTCTGGTGGTTGCATCTGTCATCTTTGCAATcctaaggttgtgtttggattgcatttttcgtgatttttcatagaaaaattactgtagcgatttgatgtatgtgaggaaaaaaggtaatagggaaatgtgattacggaaaacgacgtaatttttcgacggaaaccggcaatccaaacaaagcaaaTTCTTTCATCAACCATACCGCCAGCCCTTGCAGCTGGAATTACTGGATTAACTCATCGAGGTAAAGTGAATcccataattttctttttctttttctttttttcaagttGCAAAttgtatattagtatatgtatCGGTTGTCTACAAAAGGCTCTACTTAATAATTATGCATGAttattactttttctttttcaacatgTTTTGGTTGAAGCAGAGCTCATGCAGAAGCCACATTGTCCTCCATGTTTATGTTGCCAAAGAAAACTACCGCCACCGGAGTGTTGCTATTGCGCCTGTTTTGTTACTGAATCAGGAAATAAAGCTCCATGAAGATTACTCTCACAGCCCTTCAATTTCAacacttctttctttttgaccTTCTGTAATCGGGTTTGATGCCATGAGCTAATTTTGGCACTCAATATTAATGAATCTCCATTATGTTACAAGTGAAGTAGTCGTGAGGTAGTCACgactagaggtggcaaatcaacccacttaattaaatttacccatacccacccatgaatagatgggtatgggtatcttaaatttttgtatatgggtataaatggattacccaataatacccatttattaaatgggtattattgggtaacccatcaaacccaattaacccatttagaattctcttccACTCAGCCTcaagtctcttcttttcccccacctatttttttttcaaatttttcattttgtcatgatgttaactacttttatttcattattattattattattattattattattatttgttggttttatcttattattttattttctcttagtttgttaacttgctcattaatttatgataaattttagcctattttcttatctttctaaaatgaaattttaaatttatatatgaaaaaaatgttaggagttcaaaatttttggattaagtttttatattaatttttatagtacttagttcaaatttttatattcttattattcaattattaaataaaaggtaattttgtgacatagagtataaatgaaaaaaaaattggtaattaagtttattgaacattataaataaatatttaaaactaatgatgggtacaaagagtggtataaattgataacttagtttgcaaaaatgaatttaaatgagtttacaaaaagttaaaataaatgggttataaatgggtaattgggttacccaattcattttttgatttacccatttatacccatctaattaaatgggtataaatgagttgactcacttatatccattacccattttacccaacccaaacccgcccaagtcacccattttgacacctctagtcACGACCAAGACCAACATAATAAAAATTCTAGCTGCTGTATTGTTTGGAAAATGTCAACCTCGTTTATTGTTACTTTAAACTCAAGAAATTAAGGCCCCGTTTGTATTGCTATTTTTAAGAGTTTTTGTAGTAAAATATACTGTAAAAAGATGCATATGAGGTAAAAAGATGGTTGAGAAATGTGTTCAcgaaaaacttaaaaatttttctgtaaTAACATTTCATTGAAATATTCGGTGTACCTTCCGCGCTTTTATCGGTGTATTCTTACATTAAGACAGCTTCGTCTGATTCATCAATCTTCTTAATCGCAGTTTTTGTAGTACTAAATTATTTAGTTATTTTGATACTCTACTATTCTGGCAATCGTGCAAATCTTAATCCAAGATATCAACATTGGCCTTgttccaaccaaaaaaaaaaaagtccctaAGAGTACCTtctaagttatttattttttaaaatttttttttgacattttgcAGGTTGAGAGTGATACTAAAGCTCTTGGCCttaaaaaaggaaggaaaaaaccCTCAAAGAGGCTCCTTATTCTTGTTTAATGTTTGCAATAAAATAGTCTTATTCTTATAGTAATTGTAATATTACATCATGCATCGATTTCTGCATGGAAATATATCAATTACCGATTgtttaaaagaagaaagattAAGGTCTGAATCTGACATTTCCGAGAAAGGAATGTCTGGACAGACGATTGAGAGACAGGTAGTTATTATGAATCGCATCCAGCTGGTCTTCGAGACGGAGGAACTAAAGCATTGCCAATCTACAATTCCTCTAAGACTCAAACCACGCCCAAGAACCTACTAAACACTTGTGCAAATCCAAAGGAACCCAAATTGACGTcatttcaccaaaaaaaaaaataaaatctgtAGCACATAATAAATTGATGAAAAGCACAAGACAACACCAGCGTTTTAGATTTTAATGAGTACAGCAGCAGGGAATTATAAGGTTAAAGGACAACCCAATAGGACTAGTTGGGCAGATAGAAGGTTTTAATGTTCGGCAGCTCAATCCTTACCTAATAATCATGTCTATCTACCTGAAAATCTCTTCAGGTGATCAAGAGGATCGACTCCCTTTTTCAGTGGAAGAGATTAGGATAAAAGGTACTTGTATCGTATTATCTGAACGCTGTCTGGTACGCCTAGTTTTGGGTATTTGGACCGCCAGAACCCAGAAGGAGATAGGTGACTTTGCATGGTAGCTGCTGATCTTGTCGACTTTTAGATGCTTAAGAGCATGCAGTGattttacctctttttttttttgtgtgtgaaaaaatttgaaagagtTCGATTTCGATCACCTAGGCATATCTTTGGAATCATAGATAACTTACGCGAGTTCTTACAAATTATCCATGACTTGCACAGGAGTCCTTATAAATCGTCCATTGCGGAATTCGGATTTGTGAGGaacttgttttgttttgtgaTACATATCAACTGTCACCATGCTGCTCTCTTGTGGCCGCAACCCAAGGAAGAAACCCCGCCACTCCACCCAACTACTTTCTGACTGCCCCTTTGTCAATAATCCCCGATCAAGGAAAATATCATAATTGCTGCTGCTCTCAAATCAACAGAAACAATTTATGGGACGTTCAATTTTGGGTCAGGTTCTGATTCACCTTACTAGATGTGTAAACGAAAGTACTGGCCTTCTATTCTGTGCCTTGAATTATGTTTGTGTTGTTGGTGTGttgggggggagggggaaggaggGGAAGAGG encodes:
- the LOC140005880 gene encoding inositol oxygenase 1-like → MTILVEQPEFGINEVEEKGIQKNERELVLDGGFSVPQANAFGQNFRDYDAESARQQGVENFYRTNHIYQTYDFVKKMREGYGKLDKVEMSIWECCELLNEVVDESDPDLDEPQIEHLLQTAEAVRKDYPNEDWLHLTALIHDLGKVLNLPSFGELPQWAVVGDTFPVGCAFDESIVHHRYFEENPDYANPAYNTKCGVYSEGCGLDNVLMSWGHDDYMYLVARGNKTTLPSAGLFIIRFHSFYALHRSGAYKYLMNEEDEQNLKWLQIFNKYDLYSKSKVRIDVEKVKPYYLSLIDKYFPAKLRW